The following proteins are encoded in a genomic region of Cherax quadricarinatus isolate ZL_2023a chromosome 5, ASM3850222v1, whole genome shotgun sequence:
- the LOC138854768 gene encoding uncharacterized protein — MENTTAISVGTTALLGASTAPPVASTAPSVVSTVPQVVSTPPSMGPRTVPEISIAPSIVPSAPPGVSSVPPGVPSAPLGIPSTPLGVPSTQPGSSSAPPGVPSAPLGILSPPPRVPSTQPRVSSAPSGVSSPPGVSSAPPGVSSAPFRISRAQEREFTSTIMFPSDVGSLQTHPQKIHQQNVNTVIKGYKRSMPKEIKQEEVVVIYQNFSPIVPISILMPLAEPEATSQHHQQQLVQQQKPQVYQHLHFMQHQKEVVQHQEESMKHRQQHSMEHQQEPKKHQQQQSMQHQQQHMQQQPMQQPIQKEPTPSQQQQPIHQKKTMQQQQEPMQHQQQPMQHQQQQEPIQHKQEPMQHKQPLHHQTMWQQTMQQQQYETIQQLLQHQTMQQQPWQTQQETMQQQSLQHQHQAMQQHMKTQQQQPTYQQQKSMQQHMKTQQQQSTYQQQKSMQQQQQTMQQQQAMQQQQQKLVQQQTIQHQQQTMQQQQTMQQQQTMHQCTTQFTAHHRQHLPSQYPTPQGSSPQYQTPQGYLQYQTPRFQTLQCSPQYQIPRGSSQYQTPRVSPQYQAPQCSPQYQTPQCSPQYQTPRGSPQCQTPRGSPQYQTPQGSLQYQTPQGSLQYQTLQGSPQYQTPQDSPQYQTPQDSFAQYLPPARPLPQSPLYPQQKQHWGGYSSQLRHFAMCAKNNTLQQEQHQHLLHHQKQQIPERNSHNWESQEMAFQQQQSYHMTDKHQSGREMMAHYQQNSHTSIVPQTVTGKTMPHTIHHYTTPQAVHRRKIPDTISQYSLSKHQNLSTLPAKSLQCKKSGMQIPDKRARLEKSFQKEIKSHEGVGEQQLSPQHNSDNIKKIQCSLKENSLRQISESIHKCPNSRSHKLHPRQIITQPDLSKEEHASLVIHAANHNSEANNFKTHQNNSTINIVDGNTNISNENQLVHHTENISEHKYVLCCSCETIVLKENLTDHLFFGKLQCLFCCLIIENCKEFQAIKINVKWCVKNINGEHNFNYWLACPLTYLKYHFIDKIIKFRDHENVVSPRNGSNFTLAVSKYLRSLGTLENIFPWKQAIEKCWWYLGYFGVHQDHFQNTIDVTPKVQTYHAKQHIKNKSKNQRTKEYNNENCESEPSQKDLYNHTKEIIKVTEMGSTMKQQIPNKNTRKQKDKTGELEKISFNIHKETQLRTRKKGKNKRSDVSDTSYCTQNKKVHQTGVKFTKEATNVLQAGAGLQQCACKSEVLFQQKWEPEVILPDTVFKSEEFFHEDKYDSEVTLQSECIELAGNPNLIYPIEMSDNENVHRPASAATQDDSDSDASPVTVPNNLLEFAAANEYRIIKDNSGCLTVERKSPNSILRAGSHETSLEIEELMNEWLQSIHEVASGKVCMPNWEVSPGDQVKTQDLKLTKGTGSGTSLMEQESASRLIFMSRETWNPSVVNGIQLPMDTVEDSRYLVVKHPEEKCPKECPECYCSFNASMLASRSDKSLITLICPDCALTIYIVPDNA; from the coding sequence ATGGAAAATACTACAGCTATATCAGTGGGAACCACAGCGCTACTGGGAGCTtccacagcaccaccagtggCTTCCACAGCACCATCAGTGGTTTCCACAGTACCACAGGTAGTTTCTACACCACCTTCAATGGGTCCCAGAACAGTACCAGAAATTTCTATTGCACCATCTATAGTTCCTTCAGCACCACCAGGAGTCTCTTCAGTACCACCAGGAGTCCCTTCAGCACCACTAGGAATCCCATCAACACCACTAGGAGTCCCTTCAACACAACCAGGATCCTCTTCAGCACCACCAGGAGTCCCTTCAGCACCACTAGGAAttctgtcaccaccaccaagagTCCCTTCAACACAACCAAGAGTCTCTTCAGCACCATCAGGAGTTTCTTCACCACCAGGAGTCTCTTCAGCACCACCAGGAGTTTCCTCAGCACCATTCAGAATTTCTAGAGCACAAGAGAGAGAGTTTACATCAACCATAATGTTTCCCTCCGACGTTGGCTCCCTACAGACCCACCCACAGAAGATCCACCAGCAAAATGTAAACACTGTCATAAAGGGATATAAAAGATCCATGCCCAAAGAAATAAAGCAAGAAGAAGTTGTTGTCATATATCAAAATTTTTCTCCCATTGTTCCTATCTCCATTTTAATGCCGCTTGCAGAACCAGAAGCCACtagccagcaccaccaacagcagcttgTGCAACAACAGAAGCCTCAGGTATACCAACATCTGCATTTCATGCAACATCAGAAAGAGGTCGTGCAACATCAGGAAGAGTCAATGAAACATCGGCAGCAGCATTCCATGGAACATCAGCAAGAGCCCAaaaaacatcagcaacaacagtccatgcagcatcagcaacaacacatgCAACAGCAGCCAATGCAACAGCCCATACAGAAAGAACCCACACCAAGTCAGCAACAACAGCCCATACATCAGAAAAAAACCATGCAGCAACAGCAAGAGCccatgcagcatcaacaacagcccatgcaacatcagcaacagcaagAGCCCATACAACATAAGCAAGAACCCATGCAACATAAACAGCCCTTGCATCATCAGACAATGTGGCAGCAAACcatgcaacagcagcagtatgaGACCATCCAACAGCTCTTGCAACATCAGACTATGCAACAGCAGCCCTGGCAAACTCAGCAGGAGACCATGCAACAACAGTCcttgcaacatcaacatcaggccATGCAACAGCACATGAAAACTCAGCAGCAACAACCCACATATCAGCAGCAGAAGTCCATGCAACAGCATATGAAAACTCAGCAGCAACAATCCACATATCAGCAGCAGAAGTccatgcaacagcagcagcagaccatgcaacagcagcaggccatgcaacaacagcagcaaaaactAGTGCAACAACAGACCATTCAACATCAGCAACAAACAATGCAGCAGCAACAGActatgcaacagcaacagaccatgcATCAATGCACAACCCAGTTCACAGCCCACCACAGACAACATCTACCTTCACAGTATCCAACCCCACAAGGTTCGTCTCCACAGTATCAGACCCCACAGGGTTATTTACAGTATCAAACCCCACGGTTTCAAACCCTACAGTGTTCTCCACAGTATCAAATCCCAAGGGGCTCTTCACAGTATCAAACTCCAAGGGTTTCTCCACAGTATCAAGCCCCACAGTGTTCTCCACAGTATCAAACCCCACAGTGTTCTCCACAGTATCAAACCCCAAGGGGTTCTCCACAGTGTCAAACCCCAAGAGGTTCTCCACAGTATCAAACCCCACAGGGTTCCCTACAGTATCAAACCCCACAGGGTTCCCTACAGTATCAAACCCTACAGGGTTCTCCACAGTATCAAACCCCACAGGATTCTCCACAGTATCAAACCCCACAGGATTCATTTGCTCAGTATCTGCCTCCTGCTCGCCCACTTCCTCAAAGTCCTCTGTATCcacaacagaagcaacactggggaGGATACAGCTCACAGCTGAGACATTTTGCAATGTGTGCCAAGAATAACACTCTGCAACAAGAGCAACATCAACATCTCTTGCATCACCAAAAACAACAAATCCCTGAAAGAAATTCCCATAATTGGGAGTCACAAGAGATGGCCTTCCAACAGCAGCAGTCATACCATATGACAGACAAGCACCAGTCAGGCAGGGAAATGATGGCACATTATCAGCAAAACTCTCATACCTCTATAGTGCCACAGACAGTGACAGGAAAAACAATGCCACACACTATCCATCACTATACAACACCACAAGCTGTACATCGCAGGAAAATACCAGACACAATTTCTCAGTACTCATTATCTAAGCATCAGAATCTCAGTACACTACCAGCAAAGAGTTTACAATGTAAAAAATCTGGAATGCAAATTCCAGATAAAAGAGCAAGATTAGAAAAATCATTTCAGAAGGAAATAAAATCCCATGAAGGTGTAGGAGAACAGCAACTCAGTCCACAACATAATTCagataatattaaaaaaattcaATGCAGTCTAAAAGAAAATTCACTTCGTCAGATAAGTGAGAGCATACACAAGTGTCCGAATAGCAGAAGCCATAAGTTACATCCTCGGCAAATAATCACACAACCAGACCTGAGCAAGGAAGAACATGCAAGTTTAGTTATACATGCAGCTAACCACAACTCAGAGGCCAACAATTTTAAAACACACCAGAATAACTCCACAATAAACATTGTAGATGGCAATACTAATATTTCAAATGAAAATCAACTAGTTCATCATACTGAGAATATTTCAGAACATAAATATGTTTTATGCTGTTCATGTGAAACTATAGTTCTCAAGGAAAACTTGACAGATCATCTGTTTTTTGGCAAGCTTCAGTGTTTATTCTGTTGTCTTATAATTGAAAATTGCAAAGAGTTTCAGGCCATAAAAATAAATGTCAAATGGTGTGTGAAAAACATCAATGGTGAACATAATTTCAACTATTGGCTTGCATGCCCACTTACATACTTAAAATACCATTTCATAGATAAAATCATCAAATTTAGAGATCATGAGAATGTTGTGAGTCCACGAAATGGGTCTAATTTTACTTTGGCAGTCTCTAAGTACTTAAGGAGCTTGGGGACTTTGGAGAATATCTTTCCATGGAAGCAAGCTATTGAAAAGTGTTGGTGGTACTTGGGCTATTTTGGTGTACACCAAGACCACTTCCAGAACACTATTGATGTAACACCAAAGGTTCAAACATATCATGCCAAGCAGCATATTAAAAATAAAAGCAAGAATCAAAGAACAAAGGAATATAATAATGAAAACTGTGAAAGTGAACCCAGTCAGAAAGATCTCTATAACCATACAAAGGAAATCATTAAGGTTACAGAAATGGGTAGTACCATGAAGCAGCAAATACCCAACAAAAATACAAGAAAACAAAAAGACAAAACAGGTGAGCTTGAAAAAATATCTTTTAATATCCATAAGGAAACCCAGCTGAGAACAAGGAAGAAAGGCAAAAACAAGAGGAGTGATGTCAGTGATACTTCTTACTGTACACAAAATAAGAAGGTCCACCAAACTGGAGTAAAGTTTACCAAAGAAGCCACAAATGTTTTACAAGCAGGAGCAGGGCTGCAACAGTGTGCTTGTAAATCAGAGGTACTGTTTCAACAGAAATGGGAACCTGAAGTAATTTTACCGGATACTGTGTTTAAATCAGAAGAATTTTTTCATGAAGACAAATATGATTCAGAAGTGACTTTACAAAGTGAATGTATCGAGCTTGCTGGCAACCCTAACCTCATTTACCCCATAGAAATGTCAGACAATGAAAATGTACACAGACCAGCCTCAGCAGCAACACAAGATGATTCTGACAGTGATGCTTCTCCTGTGACTGTGCCTAACAACTTATTGGAATTTGCTGCTGCAAATGAATATAGAATTATAAAAGATAATAGTGGCTGCTTAACAGTAGAAAGAAAATCACCCAATTCAATCCTAAGGGCAGGTTCTCACGAAACATCTTTGGAGATAGAAGAGTTGATGAATGAGTGGCTGCAGAGTATTCATGAAGTTGCCAGTGGTAAGGTGTGCATGCCAAATTGGGAAGTAAGTCCTGGAGATCAGGTCAAAACACAAGACTTAAAATTGACTAAAGGGACTGGCTCAGGAACCTCACTCATGGAACAAGAATCTGCATCAAGACTGATATTTATGTCAAGGGAGACTTGGAATCCCTCGGTTGTCAATGGAATTCAACTGCCCATGGACACAGTGGAGGACAGTAGGTACTTGGTAGTGAAGCACCCAGAAGAAAAGTGTCCAAAGGAGTGTCCAGAGTGCTATTGTTCCTTCAATGCCTCCATGTTGGCTTCCAGGTCTGACAAAAGCCTCATCACTCTCATCTGTCCTGACTGTGCTCTAACTATTTATATTGTCCCTGATAATGCCTAA